A single genomic interval of uncultured Pseudodesulfovibrio sp. harbors:
- the hemA gene encoding glutamyl-tRNA reductase: MNRTIILIGLNHRTAGVEVREKFALTDVENFEKGLMAHCPVRECMALSTCNRVEIVAVSKRVPDREALDSIIQYWAGICGGSAELLVDNIYQYTGLEAVEHLFTVACSLDSMVMGEPQILGQLKDAYRTAVDRGTAKTIVNRLLHKSFSVAKRVRTETAIASSAVSISFAAVELAKKIFGALDGTRAMLVGAGEMAELAATHLLQNGVQDIIIANRTLSRARELSESLGGEAIQIENMADRLHEVDIVISSTGSPVAVIKAKDVKSVLKKRKNKPMFFIDIAVPRDIDPDVNSLDNIYLYDIDDLKEVVEDNMAQRQEEAAKARMVVESETVTFGNWLKSLELQPTIVDLVDKSEEIAFRELTKTLKKIGPVDERTRKALETLVLSVGRKSLHEPICFLKRRTQEEGSAERFIDLARRMFNLDDEKVPDTAHLDRKIGTCRPEDIEQLIDASKNKEQ; encoded by the coding sequence ATGAATAGAACAATAATTCTCATAGGCCTGAATCACCGAACCGCAGGGGTCGAGGTGCGCGAGAAATTCGCCTTGACCGATGTGGAAAATTTCGAAAAAGGCCTGATGGCGCATTGCCCTGTCAGGGAATGTATGGCTCTTTCCACCTGTAACCGGGTGGAAATAGTCGCTGTGTCCAAACGTGTGCCGGATCGTGAAGCGCTGGATTCCATTATTCAGTACTGGGCTGGTATCTGCGGTGGTTCTGCCGAATTGCTGGTAGACAATATCTACCAGTATACCGGTCTTGAAGCGGTTGAGCACCTGTTCACTGTCGCATGCAGTCTCGATTCCATGGTCATGGGCGAACCTCAGATTCTCGGGCAGCTCAAGGACGCATATCGGACGGCTGTGGATCGCGGAACCGCCAAAACAATCGTCAATCGTCTGCTGCACAAGTCCTTTTCCGTTGCCAAGCGGGTACGGACTGAAACGGCTATCGCTTCGAGTGCCGTTTCCATCAGTTTTGCGGCTGTTGAACTGGCGAAGAAGATTTTCGGCGCTCTCGACGGCACGCGTGCAATGCTCGTCGGTGCAGGTGAAATGGCTGAACTCGCCGCGACGCATCTTTTACAGAACGGCGTTCAGGACATCATTATCGCCAACAGGACGCTTTCCCGGGCACGTGAATTGAGTGAAAGTCTTGGTGGTGAGGCCATACAGATCGAAAATATGGCTGACAGGCTGCATGAGGTGGATATTGTCATCAGTTCCACCGGCTCTCCCGTTGCCGTCATCAAGGCAAAAGATGTCAAGAGCGTTTTGAAAAAGCGGAAGAACAAGCCTATGTTTTTCATTGATATTGCGGTTCCCCGTGATATCGATCCGGACGTCAATAGTCTGGACAATATCTATCTGTATGACATCGACGACCTGAAAGAGGTTGTCGAAGACAATATGGCCCAGCGTCAGGAAGAAGCTGCCAAGGCCCGCATGGTTGTCGAGAGTGAAACCGTGACGTTCGGGAATTGGCTCAAATCGCTGGAGTTGCAACCCACGATTGTTGACCTCGTTGATAAGAGTGAGGAAATAGCCTTCCGTGAACTGACAAAAACATTGAAGAAAATCGGTCCGGTCGATGAAAGAACTCGCAAGGCTCTTGAGACGCTCGTTCTTTCTGTCGGGCGCAAGTCCCTGCATGAACCGATCTGTTTCCTGAAGCGTCGAACGCAGGAAGAAGGTTCTGCCGAGCGCTTTATCGATCTGGCACGCCGCATGTTTAATCTTGATGATGAAAAAGTACCGGATACGGCCCATCTTGACCGTAAGATCGGCACCTGTCGTCCGGAAGACATTGAACAGCTTATTGACGCTTCCAAAAACAAGGAACAGTAA
- the tilS gene encoding tRNA lysidine(34) synthetase TilS — protein MTKIPSDIPATIQDVPPKWAHFCLHVEKFIRNDLGFDLTGKTIIAGVSGGVDSTALLLVLHYLAQKNRGRLICAHLNHQLRPEAADDADWVKAVCDRLSIPCSFRSVDVLSMAQKAGIGLEEAGRDARYVFFEEVRELHGADIIALGHHLGDLSEDILMRLIRGTGWPGLAGMPGIDERRHLMRPFLLVPKSQLIEFLTALEVIWREDASNADPAWTRNRVRHDILPLLLKENPHFSESLARLWKIGKIDQEFWAERTSDVSEVVSAERLNSSHQAERLRLYKAALSALNGGQALADTLFKLDAAWQEQRFGAVFQFPGKKTATITTSGVVFAAKD, from the coding sequence ATGACGAAAATACCGTCCGATATCCCCGCAACCATTCAGGATGTGCCCCCCAAATGGGCGCACTTCTGTCTGCATGTCGAAAAGTTCATTCGAAATGATCTTGGATTTGACCTGACAGGGAAAACAATCATTGCGGGAGTGTCCGGCGGTGTTGATTCAACGGCCCTTCTGCTGGTCCTTCATTATCTCGCACAAAAGAATCGCGGACGGCTAATCTGTGCACACCTGAATCATCAGCTCAGGCCGGAAGCGGCTGATGACGCTGACTGGGTCAAGGCTGTGTGCGACCGACTGTCCATCCCTTGCTCGTTTCGTTCCGTTGATGTTCTATCCATGGCTCAAAAGGCCGGTATCGGACTTGAAGAGGCTGGCCGTGATGCCCGATATGTTTTTTTCGAAGAAGTCCGGGAACTGCATGGGGCTGACATTATCGCTTTAGGCCATCACCTTGGCGATCTTTCAGAGGACATTCTCATGCGGCTTATCCGGGGAACCGGCTGGCCCGGACTGGCAGGTATGCCGGGAATTGACGAAAGACGCCATCTGATGCGTCCTTTTCTGCTTGTTCCAAAATCGCAACTGATAGAATTCCTGACGGCACTTGAAGTCATCTGGCGAGAAGACGCGTCAAATGCCGATCCGGCATGGACCCGTAATAGGGTCAGGCATGATATTCTTCCTCTCCTGTTAAAAGAAAACCCACATTTTTCAGAATCACTGGCCCGTCTATGGAAAATCGGAAAAATTGATCAGGAATTCTGGGCGGAAAGAACTTCTGATGTGAGCGAGGTTGTTTCTGCCGAGCGATTGAACTCCTCACATCAGGCCGAACGCCTGCGTCTTTACAAGGCCGCATTGAGTGCCTTGAATGGCGGGCAGGCCTTGGCTGATACCCTCTTTAAACTTGATGCGGCATGGCAGGAACAACGGTTTGGGGCGGTATTCCAGTTTCCGGGTAAAAAAACAGCAACAATCACTACTTCGGGTGTTGTTTTCGCTGCCAAGGATTGA
- a CDS encoding adenylate kinase — translation MNILIFGPNGSGKGTQGTLAKDKYGLDHIESGAIFRKHIGGGTELGMKAKEYINKGELVPDDITIPMVLDVLASSTNGWLLDGFPRSLVQGEKLWEALQKDGVKLDYVIEIKLPREIAKGRIMGRRLCENNPNHPNNVGIPVIAPDGDKCRVCGGALSARDDDQDEGAIDVRHNIYYDEETGTMAACNFYKNMKDGGFKYIELDGEQSIDAIKEYLMSQLS, via the coding sequence ATGAATATTCTGATTTTCGGGCCCAACGGCTCCGGTAAAGGCACTCAGGGCACTCTGGCCAAGGACAAATACGGTCTGGATCACATCGAATCCGGCGCCATCTTCCGCAAGCATATCGGCGGCGGCACCGAACTCGGCATGAAAGCCAAGGAATACATCAACAAGGGCGAACTCGTTCCTGATGATATCACCATTCCCATGGTTCTCGACGTACTTGCCAGCTCTACCAACGGTTGGCTGCTCGACGGTTTCCCGCGTTCCCTGGTACAGGGTGAAAAGCTTTGGGAAGCCCTGCAGAAAGACGGTGTGAAACTCGACTACGTTATCGAGATCAAGCTGCCCCGCGAAATCGCCAAGGGTCGCATCATGGGCCGTCGTCTCTGTGAAAACAATCCCAATCACCCCAACAACGTCGGCATTCCGGTCATCGCTCCTGATGGCGACAAGTGCCGCGTGTGCGGTGGTGCCCTGTCCGCTCGTGACGACGACCAGGACGAAGGCGCAATTGATGTCCGTCACAACATCTACTACGATGAAGAGACCGGCACCATGGCTGCCTGCAACTTCTACAAGAACATGAAGGACGGCGGTTTCAAGTACATTGAGCTCGACGGCGAACAGTCCATCGACGCTATCAAGGAATACTTGATGAGCCAGCTCTCTTAG
- a CDS encoding HAD family acid phosphatase has product MLHRICRLGATLIIFLLATGCTARSVQPELVNIQQARAAVETYHANGQYLHDIKIIVNDLRKHIEETLASGKYTKPAIVFDIDETLLSNYQAEKEMGFNFRPRYWRHWVNLSKAPAIEPVRTLYGYAVSKKLTVFIITGRKASVRQQTIKNLKQEGYTQWTRLFFREKFDEKKSAQQYKTAVRKQLSEQDEYQIIANVGDQESDLDGGYAVRTFKLPNYMYIIH; this is encoded by the coding sequence ATGCTTCACCGGATATGCAGACTTGGGGCTACGCTCATCATCTTTCTGCTGGCAACAGGTTGTACGGCAAGATCAGTTCAACCTGAACTTGTCAATATCCAGCAAGCACGAGCAGCGGTTGAAACTTACCACGCAAACGGACAGTATCTGCATGACATCAAGATCATCGTCAATGACCTGAGAAAGCATATTGAAGAAACCTTGGCATCAGGCAAATACACCAAGCCTGCAATCGTTTTTGACATAGATGAAACGCTTCTCAGCAACTATCAGGCAGAAAAGGAGATGGGCTTCAACTTCAGGCCACGCTACTGGCGTCATTGGGTCAATTTGTCTAAAGCCCCGGCAATCGAACCTGTTAGAACTCTTTATGGCTATGCAGTCAGTAAAAAGCTTACTGTGTTTATCATTACCGGTCGTAAAGCTTCTGTACGGCAACAGACAATCAAAAATCTCAAGCAAGAAGGGTATACCCAATGGACAAGACTGTTTTTCCGGGAAAAATTTGACGAAAAGAAATCGGCTCAACAATACAAGACCGCAGTACGCAAACAACTCAGCGAGCAGGATGAATATCAAATCATCGCCAATGTCGGCGATCAGGAAAGCGATTTGGACGGGGGGTATGCGGTGCGTACATTCAAGCTTCCAAATTACATGTATATTATTCATTAG
- the secF gene encoding protein translocase subunit SecF — protein MGLQLIKPDTKIDFIGFRKIAFIISAIIILAGVASLAIKGGPQYGIDFAGGMIVQVKVDKDTDVKELKNAMKGAELPGLVVQTLGMEGDHEYLIRTSSSDISSQEVRDKVTKAFTANLDGAHFEIQRLEMVGPKVGADLRTKALEALFYAVLIIAVYISGRFEQRWTVAGIMAAALGGSIYALGMLGLDMGWLTILALAITVGLCWYLKLNYALGAVAALIHDVTITVGIFSILGKEFDLTIIAALLTIIGYSLNDTIIVFDRIRENNIAQKGNDTFAEIINRSINQTLSRTIMTSLTTLLVVMCLFVLGGSVIHDFALALLIGIGVGTYSSIFVASPILMGFGPGSMAEKEAEA, from the coding sequence ATGGGACTTCAATTAATAAAACCCGATACTAAAATCGACTTCATCGGTTTCAGAAAGATCGCCTTCATCATTTCGGCGATCATCATTCTGGCCGGTGTGGCCTCCCTTGCCATCAAGGGCGGCCCTCAATACGGCATCGACTTTGCGGGCGGCATGATCGTTCAGGTCAAAGTCGACAAGGACACCGACGTCAAGGAGCTGAAAAATGCCATGAAGGGCGCAGAGCTCCCCGGTCTGGTGGTACAGACCCTAGGCATGGAAGGAGACCACGAATACCTGATTCGTACCTCCAGCTCGGACATATCCTCACAGGAAGTTCGAGACAAAGTGACCAAGGCATTCACAGCCAATCTCGACGGCGCTCATTTTGAGATACAACGTCTTGAAATGGTCGGCCCGAAGGTCGGTGCAGACTTACGCACAAAAGCTCTTGAGGCTCTGTTCTACGCAGTTCTCATCATTGCTGTGTATATCTCCGGCCGCTTCGAACAACGCTGGACTGTTGCAGGTATCATGGCTGCGGCTCTTGGCGGCTCCATCTACGCACTCGGCATGCTCGGCCTTGATATGGGCTGGCTGACGATTCTGGCTCTGGCGATCACCGTGGGACTGTGCTGGTACCTCAAGCTCAATTATGCGCTTGGGGCTGTTGCCGCATTGATTCACGACGTGACGATTACCGTGGGCATATTCTCGATTCTTGGAAAGGAATTCGATCTGACCATCATCGCCGCGCTGCTGACCATCATCGGTTACTCGCTCAACGATACCATCATCGTCTTTGACCGTATCCGCGAAAATAACATTGCTCAGAAGGGCAATGACACCTTTGCCGAGATTATCAACCGAAGCATCAACCAGACGCTCTCCCGTACGATCATGACTTCACTGACCACCTTGCTGGTCGTGATGTGCCTGTTCGTACTCGGCGGCAGTGTCATTCACGACTTTGCTCTGGCTCTGCTTATCGGTATCGGCGTCGGTACGTACTCTTCGATCTTTGTCGCCAGCCCGATCCTCATGGGATTCGGCCCCGGCTCCATGGCAGAGAAGGAAGCTGAAGCCTAA
- the secD gene encoding protein translocase subunit SecD, which produces MQSLRWRIITTLVVLALGLAYMLPSIPGVEGSVLGKFLPGKSVNLGLDLKGGIHLTLGVDMDTAMQNNLARLGDDLKAAARDENIFALRPNVLSDTRVEIVLLKGDQKEAFEKVIDQYTSFTVEATETMDGGKVKYFLAVPPQYKDEMTKLTMDQAIKTIRNRIDQFGVAEPDIRKQQGSRIQVQLPGLQDPERAIKIIGQTAHLEFKMVDDTADIEKAVKGILAPGRELSVLMTKMADGSYAESPIVLKKDAVLTGEYITDAKVLLDSWNQPYVSITFNSRGGSIFANLTGENVNKRMAIVLDGKVYSAPVIQEKIGGGRASITGNFTKEEARDLAVVLRAGSLPAPVVILEQRTVGPSLGQESIDNGIMSAVIGMALVLVFMLVYYGFAGFVADVVLCLNIMLILGGLAAFGATLTLPGIAGIILTIGMAVDANVIIFERIREELRRGLSARAAVEEGYSRATLTILDANVTTVIAAIILYQFGTGPIRGFAVTLTLGIITSMFTAIFVSRILFDLYNKSRSESAKLSI; this is translated from the coding sequence ATGCAGAGTCTGCGCTGGAGAATCATCACCACCCTTGTAGTCCTGGCCCTTGGATTGGCATACATGCTGCCGTCCATTCCCGGCGTCGAAGGGTCTGTGCTCGGTAAGTTCTTACCGGGCAAATCCGTCAATCTCGGCCTCGATCTGAAAGGCGGTATCCATCTGACGCTGGGCGTCGATATGGACACTGCCATGCAGAACAATCTGGCCCGCCTCGGCGACGACCTCAAGGCCGCCGCCCGTGACGAAAATATTTTTGCTCTTCGCCCCAACGTGCTGTCCGACACACGCGTTGAGATTGTTCTTCTCAAGGGTGACCAAAAAGAGGCTTTTGAAAAAGTCATTGATCAGTATACTTCATTTACAGTCGAAGCGACTGAGACGATGGACGGCGGAAAAGTCAAATACTTCCTCGCTGTACCTCCTCAGTACAAGGATGAGATGACCAAGCTGACAATGGATCAGGCCATCAAGACTATCCGAAACCGCATTGACCAGTTCGGTGTGGCTGAACCGGATATCCGCAAGCAGCAGGGCAGTCGCATTCAGGTGCAGTTGCCTGGACTTCAGGATCCCGAACGCGCCATCAAGATCATTGGACAGACCGCGCATCTCGAATTCAAGATGGTGGATGACACCGCTGATATCGAGAAGGCCGTCAAGGGCATCCTCGCCCCCGGCCGCGAACTGTCCGTCCTCATGACCAAGATGGCTGACGGTTCCTACGCGGAATCTCCGATCGTCCTCAAGAAGGATGCCGTGCTGACCGGTGAATACATTACCGACGCCAAGGTCCTGCTTGATTCCTGGAACCAGCCGTATGTTTCAATCACGTTCAACTCCCGCGGCGGTTCGATCTTTGCGAACCTCACTGGCGAAAACGTGAACAAACGCATGGCTATCGTGCTTGACGGCAAGGTTTACTCAGCCCCGGTCATTCAGGAAAAGATCGGCGGCGGACGCGCCTCCATCACCGGCAACTTCACCAAGGAAGAAGCCCGCGATCTGGCCGTTGTACTTCGAGCCGGCTCACTGCCTGCTCCGGTCGTCATTCTGGAACAGCGCACCGTCGGCCCGTCCCTTGGGCAGGAATCCATTGACAACGGCATCATGTCCGCTGTCATCGGTATGGCTCTCGTACTTGTATTCATGCTCGTCTATTATGGTTTCGCAGGTTTCGTGGCAGACGTTGTCCTCTGCCTGAATATCATGCTTATCCTCGGTGGCTTGGCCGCGTTCGGCGCGACCCTGACCCTGCCGGGTATCGCAGGTATCATCCTGACCATCGGTATGGCTGTTGACGCAAACGTCATCATCTTCGAACGTATCCGCGAGGAACTCAGGCGAGGATTGTCAGCCCGTGCTGCTGTTGAAGAAGGATACAGCCGCGCTACACTGACCATTCTTGACGCCAACGTGACCACGGTCATCGCGGCCATTATCCTCTACCAGTTCGGTACCGGGCCGATCCGAGGCTTTGCAGTCACCTTGACTCTCGGCATCATCACTTCGATGTTCACGGCCATCTTCGTGTCGCGCATCCTGTTCGACCTGTACAATAAAAGCCGCTCCGAAAGCGCCAAGCTGAGCATCTAA
- the yajC gene encoding preprotein translocase subunit YajC, which yields MFFDSVAYAMAPPAGGGEAGGAAGILGGPLPMLVLMFAIFYFLLIRPQQKKQKQHKAMLDALAKGDKVWTNGGIRGTIVDIDDDTLTVEIAEGVNVVIKRGFVADKDGVPVADTKKKK from the coding sequence ATGTTCTTCGATTCCGTAGCCTACGCAATGGCTCCGCCAGCCGGTGGCGGTGAAGCCGGTGGCGCGGCCGGCATTCTCGGCGGCCCGCTTCCGATGCTGGTCCTGATGTTTGCCATTTTTTACTTCCTTCTCATCCGCCCGCAGCAGAAGAAGCAAAAGCAGCACAAAGCCATGCTGGACGCCCTGGCCAAGGGTGACAAAGTGTGGACCAACGGCGGCATCCGCGGCACCATCGTCGACATCGATGATGACACTCTCACTGTTGAGATTGCCGAGGGCGTTAACGTAGTTATCAAGCGCGGTTTCGTCGCCGACAAAGACGGCGTTCCCGTAGCAGACACCAAAAAGAAGAAGTAG
- a CDS encoding glutamine amidotransferase family protein, translated as MKAPERYYDFQKDISGCGIFGVIHKKRGLIPGEMPISAMACMHDRGNGLGGGFAAYGIYPDHADQYCFHMMCDDDSAIENSEKMLRAYFDLHFFEPIPTRRTPAIPNPPMFNRYFVTVPEKPVNEFAELAEEDYIVAVVMKINTTIPGAFVVSSGKNMGAFKGVGFPEDIADFFRLEEYKAYIWTGHNRFPTNTPGWWGGAHPFTILNWSIVHNGEISSYGINRRYLCEHDYLCTMMTDTEVVAYELDMLIRKHGLSWEMAAKCFAPPFWDEIEKMNPEDKELYTTLRATYGPGMLNGPFAILVADNTRLMGLNDRIKLRPLLVAEKDDMIFMSSEESAVREVCPELDKVWMPKAGEPVIVDLED; from the coding sequence ATGAAAGCACCAGAAAGATATTACGATTTCCAAAAGGATATATCCGGCTGCGGCATATTCGGCGTCATTCACAAGAAGCGCGGTCTGATTCCGGGTGAAATGCCCATATCGGCCATGGCCTGCATGCATGATCGAGGCAACGGCCTCGGAGGTGGTTTTGCCGCTTACGGCATCTACCCGGATCACGCGGACCAATACTGTTTCCACATGATGTGTGACGATGACAGCGCCATCGAAAACTCGGAAAAGATGCTCCGGGCCTACTTTGACCTGCATTTTTTCGAACCGATCCCGACGAGGAGAACACCGGCCATCCCCAATCCGCCGATGTTCAATCGTTATTTCGTGACCGTTCCGGAAAAGCCAGTCAACGAATTCGCGGAACTGGCCGAGGAAGATTACATCGTTGCCGTGGTCATGAAGATCAACACGACCATCCCCGGCGCATTCGTCGTCTCAAGCGGCAAGAACATGGGCGCCTTCAAAGGCGTCGGATTTCCTGAAGATATTGCCGACTTTTTCCGGCTGGAAGAATACAAGGCGTACATCTGGACCGGCCACAACCGTTTCCCGACGAACACTCCGGGCTGGTGGGGTGGAGCGCACCCGTTCACCATCCTGAACTGGTCCATCGTTCACAATGGTGAAATATCCTCTTACGGAATCAACCGCCGTTACCTGTGCGAGCATGATTATCTCTGCACCATGATGACTGATACGGAAGTCGTGGCCTATGAACTCGACATGCTCATCCGCAAACACGGCTTGTCGTGGGAAATGGCAGCCAAGTGTTTTGCACCGCCTTTCTGGGATGAAATCGAAAAGATGAATCCCGAGGACAAGGAACTGTACACTACACTGCGCGCAACCTACGGTCCGGGCATGCTCAACGGTCCGTTTGCCATTCTCGTGGCGGACAACACCCGTCTCATGGGACTGAATGACCGTATCAAGCTCAGGCCGCTTCTTGTTGCCGAAAAAGACGACATGATCTTCATGTCGAGCGAAGAATCAGCAGTGCGCGAAGTCTGCCCTGAACTGGACAAAGTGTGGATGCCCAAGGCGGGCGAACCCGTTATCGTGGATCTGGAGGATTAA
- a CDS encoding FAD-dependent oxidoreductase: MKYVIIGNGVASIGAIEGIRKVDTENEILVIGAEDSPAYGRPLISYLLAGKIGPERLALRPKDFYGKSNVTLKLGTRVESIDTKAQTVQTDKGESIEYENLLIATGGIPFTPPIPGSEGKDVYNFTNLEHAQTLISKARNIKRAVVIGGGLIGLKAGESLFDRGVDVTILELSPRILSLAFDENAASLAGGRLAEVGLNVRCGVTAKEIQRDADGELKGVHLTDGDFLQTDVVVIAIGVIPNYNLAKESDIAVDRGIKVDDHMRTSAKGVFAAGDVAQAKDLLFGDDRVIPIWTNAYNQGFCAGKNMTGTNIEFKGSLAMNSISFYGLPTISVGTVNPPKDDASYEVAVHLDEKKKSYRKLVFQNDHLVGYVLVGDIDMAGMYTAFVKFQMAVPEDAKKQIMAGEPDVLMWPDDFFKETWNPGWEEAD, translated from the coding sequence ATGAAATATGTCATCATCGGCAATGGCGTTGCTTCCATCGGGGCTATCGAAGGCATTCGCAAGGTTGATACGGAAAATGAAATCCTTGTCATCGGCGCTGAAGACTCTCCGGCTTACGGACGGCCGCTCATTTCCTATCTACTTGCAGGAAAAATCGGTCCGGAGCGTTTGGCTCTGCGTCCCAAAGATTTTTACGGGAAAAGCAATGTCACTCTGAAACTCGGCACTCGTGTGGAATCAATCGACACCAAGGCCCAAACAGTCCAGACAGATAAAGGCGAGAGCATTGAATATGAGAACCTGCTCATCGCAACCGGAGGCATTCCGTTTACTCCTCCCATTCCCGGAAGCGAAGGAAAGGATGTCTACAACTTCACCAATCTCGAACATGCCCAGACCTTGATTTCCAAGGCCCGGAACATAAAAAGGGCGGTTGTCATCGGTGGCGGGCTGATTGGCCTGAAAGCCGGTGAATCCCTCTTTGACCGCGGTGTGGATGTGACCATTCTGGAACTTTCCCCCCGCATACTCAGCCTTGCATTTGACGAGAATGCCGCCTCGCTGGCCGGAGGACGTCTTGCCGAGGTCGGCCTGAACGTCAGATGTGGTGTCACTGCCAAAGAAATTCAGCGAGATGCGGACGGTGAACTGAAAGGTGTTCACCTTACAGATGGAGATTTTCTTCAGACCGACGTGGTGGTTATCGCCATCGGTGTCATCCCCAATTACAATCTCGCCAAGGAATCCGACATCGCAGTTGATCGCGGCATCAAGGTTGACGATCATATGCGAACCAGTGCCAAGGGCGTATTCGCCGCAGGTGATGTGGCTCAGGCCAAAGACCTGCTTTTCGGTGATGACCGCGTGATTCCGATCTGGACCAACGCCTATAATCAGGGATTCTGTGCGGGCAAGAACATGACGGGTACGAATATCGAGTTCAAGGGCAGTCTCGCCATGAACTCAATCAGCTTCTACGGCCTGCCCACCATTTCAGTCGGAACGGTTAACCCGCCAAAAGATGACGCTTCCTATGAAGTGGCCGTCCATCTGGATGAAAAGAAGAAAAGCTACCGCAAGCTGGTATTCCAGAATGACCATCTGGTCGGGTATGTCCTTGTCGGAGACATTGACATGGCAGGCATGTACACCGCGTTTGTCAAGTTCCAGATGGCTGTACCGGAAGATGCCAAAAAACAGATAATGGCAGGGGAGCCGGACGTACTGATGTGGCCCGATGATTTCTTCAAGGAAACGTGGAATCCCGGCTGGGAAGAAGCGGACTAA
- a CDS encoding 4Fe-4S dicluster domain-containing protein, whose translation MKRVYPDKNYCIGCHLCELACITAHSKSKDLIIAYREERGKDGLSPCKRVFEKGDTCVAISCRHCDEPSCVAACISGGLHKDPETGRTVYDRNKCVGCWSCLMACPYGAIRRHPTEGKIVKCDLCEGREEGPACVAACPNAALKFEER comes from the coding sequence ATGAAAAGAGTGTATCCGGATAAAAATTACTGTATTGGCTGCCATCTCTGCGAGTTGGCCTGCATTACCGCTCATTCAAAAAGCAAAGACCTGATTATCGCCTACCGCGAAGAGCGCGGCAAGGACGGCTTGTCACCGTGCAAGAGAGTCTTTGAAAAGGGCGACACCTGTGTAGCCATCAGTTGTCGGCATTGCGATGAGCCGTCCTGTGTGGCCGCATGTATTTCCGGCGGTCTGCACAAAGACCCGGAAACCGGCCGGACCGTCTACGACCGCAATAAGTGCGTCGGGTGCTGGTCCTGCCTGATGGCCTGTCCCTATGGCGCTATCAGACGGCATCCCACCGAAGGCAAGATCGTCAAATGCGATCTGTGTGAGGGTAGGGAAGAAGGCCCCGCCTGTGTTGCTGCATGCCCGAACGCGGCTTTGAAATTCGAGGAACGGTAG